Proteins from a genomic interval of Deltaproteobacteria bacterium:
- the ispD gene encoding 2-C-methyl-D-erythritol 4-phosphate cytidylyltransferase, which produces MKYSDEPIPRPFCYAVIPAAGQGLRMGTPLQKQFLHLWGKPILARTIEVFEQSASIDGIIVVTPEDRLDFCRDEIIDRYHFHKVRDVVPGGKERQDSVFNGLCAVPETADVVAIHDGVRPLVTVELIANTILAAYEKGAAIAAQPAHETVKLSEDGATVARTLDRNRIFLAQTPQTFRRSLIWEAHTKARERRFYATDDAMLIEALGYTVQIVPGIPQNIKITTPADLKLAEALGNGSAS; this is translated from the coding sequence ATGAAATACAGCGACGAGCCCATACCCAGACCTTTCTGTTATGCCGTTATCCCCGCTGCCGGGCAAGGCTTGCGCATGGGAACTCCCCTGCAAAAACAGTTCTTGCACCTGTGGGGAAAACCGATACTTGCCCGGACGATCGAAGTGTTCGAACAATCCGCAAGCATAGACGGCATCATAGTGGTCACGCCGGAAGACCGACTCGATTTTTGCCGGGATGAAATCATTGACCGGTACCATTTTCACAAGGTCCGTGACGTCGTCCCCGGCGGCAAAGAGCGACAGGATTCCGTATTCAACGGGCTATGCGCGGTACCGGAAACCGCGGACGTGGTCGCGATACATGACGGCGTGAGGCCCCTGGTTACCGTTGAACTCATCGCGAACACGATTCTCGCGGCGTACGAAAAGGGCGCTGCCATAGCGGCTCAGCCGGCGCATGAAACGGTGAAACTGTCCGAAGACGGCGCCACGGTGGCTCGAACGCTGGACCGTAACCGGATCTTTTTGGCTCAAACTCCCCAAACGTTCAGGCGCAGCCTGATATGGGAGGCGCACACAAAGGCCAGAGAAAGACGGTTTTACGCTACGGACGATGCCATGCTGATCGAGGCGCTGGGATATACGGTGCAGATCGTTCCCGGCATTCCACAGAACATCAAAATTACCACACCCGCGGATCTCAAGCTCGCCGAAGCGCTTGGAAATGGATCTGCTTCCTGA
- a CDS encoding 2-C-methyl-D-erythritol 2,4-cyclodiphosphate synthase, whose product MRVGIGYDSHRFLEGRKLVLGGVEIQHTLGLSGHSDADALIHAICDALLGAAGLGDIGALFPDSDPANKDRSSLEFLRQIRDLLHDHHLKPVNIDATVIAEAPKLRPYISDMCGAMARVLGMDPTRIGVKAKTNETMGFVGRGEGIAVFAVALLEENT is encoded by the coding sequence ATGCGTGTAGGTATAGGATACGACAGCCACCGGTTTCTCGAAGGACGCAAACTGGTTCTCGGTGGAGTGGAAATTCAGCATACGTTGGGCTTATCCGGACACTCGGACGCGGACGCGCTGATCCACGCCATCTGCGACGCCCTGCTTGGAGCCGCCGGATTGGGTGACATCGGCGCTCTATTTCCGGACTCGGATCCGGCCAACAAAGACCGGTCCAGTCTTGAATTCTTGCGGCAAATACGCGACCTGTTGCATGATCACCACCTCAAGCCGGTGAATATAGATGCAACCGTGATTGCGGAGGCGCCGAAACTGAGACCCTATATATCGGATATGTGCGGCGCCATGGCCCGGGTCCTCGGTATGGACCCCACGCGCATCGGCGTCAAAGCCAAAACCAACGAGACAATGGGATTTGTGGGGCGCGGCGAAGGTATTGCCGTTTTCGCGGTCGCCCTTCTCGAGGAGAATACATGA